In Bradyrhizobium paxllaeri, the genomic stretch CGACGCAAAGTGTCAAGGCGTCCACCGCTGTGGACGAACTTCGACATTGACCATACTTTGCGAAAAGGCTCGAGCATTAATACTAATAGTAGACCAACAACTACAGGCACCAGCCGCACCTTAGCTCGGCAGCTATACTGACGCAATTGCACCTATTGCCGATATAGCAAAACCGCCGTTAATACAGCCAGCCTGTTAATATCTAGGTGACCCGTGATGCTGCTGGCAACAGGGTCCTGGAGAATTCACCACGCTGGATAATAATTCTATTAGGCAATTCGGTTCGTGATACCCAAAGGCGGTTTGATCAGCCGCCTTATTGAGCCTCCAGCACAATTTGCGAGGCGAAAATGGTGGGAAATCATTACATTCCCTCGAACCGGGAAAGCCGATTGTCGGCGCGTCATCGCAATGTTTGAAAATATTCGTTCCGATTTTGAAGCCCATGGCCGCACCGTCGGCGCCCAAGGTTTTTGGGTAATGATAGTCTATCGATTTGGTCGATGGCGCTACAGCGTGCGACCGGCACTGCTACGCAAGCTCTGTTCATTCGTCTACAAGGTACTCTACAAGATAATTCAGATCCTTACGGGGATAGAGTTGCCTTGCGAGGCGATTGTGGGTCGCAATTTCGTTATCGATCATTTTGGCGGCATCATTGTGAGCGGCTACGCTCGCTTCGGGGACAATTGCCGCATCCGAAATGGCGTCGTTGTCGGTCTGCGCCGCGTCGATCAGCCCGTTGCACCCGTCATCGGCAACAATGTGGATATTGGTTCGGGGGCAAAACTCCTCGGCCCGATTACAATTGGCGACAATTCATTGATCGGCGCCAATGCGGTCGTACTCATTGATGTTCCACCGAATTCGATCGCAATCGGTGTGCCGGCTACCATCAGGCCCCGCTCCATTGAACCAGGCAACGACGCGCTTTGCTGATGATCGAAGCTTACTCAAATTCGATAGGCGTCGTCGTGATCGGCCGCAACGAAGGCGACCGCCTCAAGCAATGCATTTGCTCTCTTTCGATGTTTGCCCGGATCATCTACGTGGATTCCGGGTCTTCCGATGGTTCTGTGGAGTGGGCGCAGGGCGAAGGCATCGATGTCGTCGAACTTAGTCTGAATTTGCGATTTACCGCGGCTCGGGCGCGCAATGCTGGCTTTGCACGCCTGCTGGAACTGGCGCCGCAGCTCGAATATGTTCAATTCATTGATGGTGATTGTGTACTCGATCAGAATTGGCCTCGACGGGCCGTTGATTATCTCAGTGACCGAGAGAACGTATGCGCCGTTTTTGGTCGACGTCGAGAACGCTATCCTGATCGATCGATCTACAACCAGCTCTGCGACCATGAATGGAATGTCCCTGTCGGCAAGGCTAGGTCCTGTGGGGGCGATGTAATGATGCGAGTGAAGAGCCTCGAGACGGCTGGGGGATATCGCGACGATCTGATCGCGGGTGAAGAGCCCGAACTCTGCGTTCGGCTTCGCGCACGCGGCTGGCTGATCTGGCGAATTGACGAGGAAATGACCCTGCATGATGCTGCGATCATGCGATTCGAGCAATGGTGGCGTCGGCACGTACGCAGCGGATATGCGTTCGCAAACGGGGCCCATCTCCATGGGTCGCCCCCCGAACGGCTTTGGGTTTGGGAAAGCCGGCGCGCCATATTGTGGGGCCTCATAATTCCCTTCGTATGCGCCTGCCTTACCTTAGCTTTTGGATTTCCAGGCCTCTTGGCGTTCCTCATTTATCCGCTACAGCTCGGACGCAGGATCTTGCACATTCCAGGAGCGTGGCGTGTTCGAGTTCAATTGGCGTTCTTTGAGCTGCTCTCAAGGTTTCCGGAAAGCATCGGCCAACTCAGGTTCGTTCGCGACAGCTTGCTGCAAGTTCCGTCCCGTATCATTGAATACAAGTGAAACATTGGAATGAGATCGATGACCAACAACGATCCGCGCCAGAAAGCGGGTCATGGCGCAACAGCTCACATCGGGCACGGCATGTCTAAGGGCGCTTTGTTTGAATATTTTGATCGCATCGAGATCATCCATTTGCCTGAACGAACTGATCGCTTGGCAGCGCTGCGCTCCGAACTGGCGCGCGTCGGGCTGGACATTGATGGCCCGAGAGTCGGAATTCCCAAGGCCCCCAGATCCGAGACCACAAACGGATTTCCATCTCGTGGGGTGTACGGCAATTTCCTCAGCCATCTCGATATCCTTGAGCGCGCCTATCAGGATGGGCTCGACTCAGTTCTTGTTCTCGAAGACGACGCATTGTTCAGCCACGCTTTCAATCGCCTTCAGGCCTCCATTGCGCGCCATCTAAGGACGCACGATTGGGATGAACTGTTCCTCGGTCACTCCATCACGAGCGGACTTCCATCTTCCAAATCCGGACTCGTGAAGCTTTCCGGAGATTTTCTTTGGGCGCACTGCTATGCTGTACACCGCCGGATCATGCCGAGAATGGTGGAATACTTTCGAGAAACCATCGAACGGGCGGCGGGTCATCCCGATGGCGGCAAACTATACATAGACGCTGCTCACACGTTGTTCCGACGGCGCAACCCCGAAATAATCTGCCTCGTAACTTCCCCATGTCTGAGCATTCAAAAAGGTTCCCAAAGCAGCCTGAACTCGGCGCCTTGGTATTACCGTTTCGGCCCCACAATGGCATTGGCCGCAATGGCCAGGAACTTTCGCGACGAATGTTGGCGTCGAGGAATGATTAGCGTCGGCCCAAAGGGCAAGGTGTCTTCTACTGTGGTGTCGGCGACACCGTGGCCCGAGGGGGTACTGAAAGAGTAACATTAACATTTTGATGGCAGTTTGGTTATCGCAAGCGCTCTAGTTGCGCGCAGCCAAGAACTCCGCCAAACGAAGAGCAAGCTTCACTATCGTGAGCGTCGGATTTGTACCGCCGCCGGTGGGAAAAATCGAACTGCCAGCGATATATAGATTCTCCACCCCGAAAACCTGGCAATTCTCGTTTACAACCCCGAGATCCGACGTTGCCGCCATGCGTGTTGTGCCCATATGGTGAGCATGAGCTCCAATCTCGATGTCCAGATTCGGGTTCGTTATGAACGGCGCGAGCTGTACTCGTGCAAGATCAAGCCTGGCCATCTCCTCGGCCGTCTTGATCGCAAGCAAACGTATAGTCTTCTTGTCACGCTCGCTCACGTTCCAGTTCAACTGGATCCGACGCAATCCAAATCTGTCGGTGTCGTTGACTAACGTAACTCGGCTGTCGGGATTGGGCGACTGCTCGATCAACGAGGTGACCAAACCATCACCGGGACAGTCGAAATCCACCACTTGTCTCATGACCTCCGTCATGCGTGGCAAGGCGCACCCCGTTTCTCGGACAAATTGCTTCAGTACACGAAGCCGTCCATAGCTTTGCGGCGACGAATTGGGTCCGAAGCTCACGATGCCATTGCCAATGTTGCTTTGCCGCAAGAACTCCGCAGTCGGAACCAGCGCAACTTCCTTTTGCCAGAACTGTGTATCGGTTACGATGAATCGTCCAATAGGGACGTTCAAATGCTCCATGAAACAGCGACCGACCCAACCTCTACCATTGCCAATCCCCTCCGGCATTTGTCGATTGGCGTTCAGCAGGATCCGGGCGTTTTCGATCGCCCCGAGCGCCACAACATATCTTGGCACCGATACATCTAACTTCTGACCATTGAAATTTTTAACCACAAGACTGCGGACTCGTGACAAGTCATCGCTTAACTTCAGGTCGGTAAGGTTCGCATTGTAAAAGAGATCGATTCGCTCCGATCCGCGAATTTCGCCGTCGTATTTCTCCGCAAAACGGGTGGGAGGGCTCAGAGCAAAGCCGCTCTGCCTGAACAGTCGGGACGCAAAGCGAGGATCATCGTAGGGCGAGAGGTCTTTACCTACGATGTCCACAATTTCCTGTGCTTCTTCCATGCCTTTGATGACCTGATCCTGTGAAATCGGCCATCCCGGCATCCCGAAATATTCGCGAGCCTCAAAATCGATTGGATCGAAAGCACCGCACCGCCCGCTCCAATGGTTGGACGTACCGCCAAAGTATCTAAGCCGGGTGTTTTCGACAGACCAGTATTTTCTTCCAACGCTCTTGCCGTCGTAAAGATGTTGCGACTGATCGCTGTATTCGAGACCGCCTCCTTCGAGCAACAGGACTTTCTTGCCGCGTGTAGCAAGCTTCCTGGCGACTGTAATTCCCGCTGGTCCCGTCCCACACACGCACACGTCGTAATTACTCTCGGAAACACGAGTCCAGGCTTCGTTGAAGTCAAAAATCATTGGAGATTAATTCCTGCCTGTGACGTCCTGGCGCCGCAAAACCCAGCCTTTCACGATCTCAAACTCCATCTCCGCTTCTTCCGCACCGGGCGCCTGCGACAGAAGCTCGTGACCGCGACTGGATCGAACGTCTACGAATGCCGCGGCTGCACCCGCGAGAGACCCAAAAAAGCTGCGACGGTTCAAGACGGATAAGAGCGATTGCAGCTGCCTCATCTAGCCACCTCCTGCATGCGTGCCACCTGGTCCACTCTGTTTATGCTAGCCATCTTACTAGCCCGCTATTCCGCCAGCATCGAGTGAAGTGCCGACGCTCGCTTAGCAAACAGTGCATTCGCCACCAATTTCTTTTCGTGCAGCTCGGCGACAAGCATTCTTCAACGCTTCCTCAAACATGGATGCGCTCGATTTCCAGGAGCTTGCAGCGACTGTCGCATACGCATTCGACGACAATCCTTTCCAATCTTCCTCACTTCGAGTAAGCACCCACTCGACTCCACCAGCAAGCCCGGATACGTCCTCGATATCCACGAGGACACCGTTACACCTCGTTCTTATCGCCTCACTAGGCCATCCAGTTCGCGTAGCTACGACCGGGGTTCGACAGGCCATCGCCTCCATCGCGGGAAGGTTGAACCCTTCACTTGTGCTCGCAGTCACCCACACATCACAACTGGCATAAATATCTCGAATCTGATCTTGTGGGGGGGATAGGATAAAGTCCGTTCCGGAAGGCAGAGGCAACTTAGTGAGCGGATACTCGCTCCCGAAACAAATTATTCTCAAGTTTGGAATCTTCTTGCGCACATCCCGAAGCGCCGCAAATGTGATATCTACCCCTTTGAATGAAGCACTTGAGTAGAGCAAACCGACCGTCGGTGTTTCCTGCTTGCCGCGCAAAGGAGCGAAGAATTGACTCTTGTCAACGCTGTTAGGAACAAGATCGACGACTGTGTCGCCATATTCCGCCTCCATAACTTGCTTGAGCCAGCGCGCAATGACAATTTTGTGCATCGGGAGTCGATACGTGGCCCGACACCGCTCAACGGGTAAATAGAAAAATACCTCATGGTGCTGGATGAAATAGACTTTAGCTCCCTTTCGAGGGCTGAGCGCGTCAACCCATTCGGCTGTTTCCCACCAGGTCGCGATGACGACATCGGCATCCGGAACGTCCGCGTCTTTTACGGGGCGCCATACATCAAGGATATTGTGATCAAGTCGCCCCCCGTCGAGATGAGATAACTGCGTGGCCTGTTCCCTCGGCCAGCCGCCTCCCTTCCTCCATAAGGTAAATTTTTGTCTGAGCGACAGCCCCCTCGGCGGCGGAGAGACAAGGCACACCGTATGCCCCATTTCCATCAGCTCGCGGGCATAAATGCCAACGACTCTAATACCTCCTGCCATCGAAACCGTCGGCAAAACGAACGTGATGCGCATTAATGCTAGCTCGACTGATCTCTAGAAATCAGAGGAAAGTACTAAATAGGTTGTTCACGCGAAGTGACGCTTGTCCGCAATGAGCGGCGAATTCTCACGAACAAACAAGATATCGATCTGATTAAGTGCCCCATCAAGAGGCCGACGGTGGAGCTCAAGAATATCGTAAGTTACGAATCCAAGACGCTTGAGGAATGCAACCACGTCATCAAGGAGAGGCGCTCCCTCGTTTATCTCAATGATCGCGATCTCAAGCAAAATCGCATCGATTTTCGGCAAGATCCTCTGAGCCCCTTTTAGAACCTCTAGTTCGTAACCCTGCGTATCGATCTTAACGAATACCGGCGACTCTAACTCTTCGATTACCGTGTCCATCCGACGCAGCTTGCGGTGCTCCACGGTCCGATCAAGCGGACTTCGCTCACTCAGGACAGAAGAGCCTGATTCCATCACATTGAACGAGACCGGCGCGCCGTCGTCGGCTCCCAGCAGCTCGTAGAATAGAGACGCACCGAGCGAATTAGCAACGGCGGAAACACGAGCTTGCTTCTGGACATTGGGTTCAAACATCAATATTCGAGTTTGAGGCCATATCTCTCGTGCAAGCCTGCTCCAGTCTCCTTCAAACGCTCCTACGTCAACAACTGTTCTCGGGGAAAAACCGCGGTTGGCCATGGCGCTCAAGCCGAACTTCATACTCGGCGCGAAGCCATAATCGTAGGCAAATCGATCGAACTCATCCCTGGCTAGGTTGAAAGACAGATGTAGGAGCGACGCCTTGACCCGATCGGGCAAGACGATCTTTAGTGTTTCGACTAGAGCGGTCTTCAGTTTATTCATTGGAATTCGCACCACCCGCACGAACGGCGGTCCTCGCTTCGAAGTGATATATCGCGCAGCGATAGCGTGCATGATCGCTCAAGCGAAGCGCACCCCGCTCGATGCTGCCGACCGTATCTGCTCATAGGAAATGTCCGACTAGCAAAGCAGAAATCTTACCAGCCAGAAGCCCGATTGGCACCCAGACGAGAAAATACAGTTCCTTACGAAAATCGAACAGGCCATGCTTTAGACTATAAAAAATGATGATTGGAAGATACGAAAAATGGCTGAATACAATCATGATCAACGCTCCATCGAGGCCGAAAAAATAAAACCCTAAGGGAGCCAGCACATATAGCGAAACGAGCCTGACCAGGATGACGTTTGACTGAATCTTCGGCATTCCCAAAGCCAAAAATGCTTGGACCGCAAGGCGAAACGGCATGGTCGCGAGGGTTGCGGCAAGAATTCCCAGCATCCAGCCTGCCTCATGATACCGGGGATCGTAAAGCAATTGAATCAAGGAAGGGCCGAAAGTCATAAGGAAGCCCGCCGAAAAATACGAGACCAAAGCGATAATGGCGACGAGCCTGTAGTAATTCCCCTTTAGGTTCATTCCTTTTGTTCGAACGATCTCACTCAGGGCCGGAAACGCTACGTCGGTCATTATCTTGGATAGAACCCCTTCAGCCGAGATCACAAACAGAGATGCGATTGCGTAAAGACCGAGTACGGTCGAGTCTACCAGCCCACCAAGCAACAAACGGTCACCGCTGCTCGCAAGGAAGCCGAAAACCGATGACAACAATATCCACTTGCCGAAATGAATGACTTCGTGCGCGACCTGTCTGTCCCATTGCCAGCGATTTGCAACCCCAGGCAGCCACATATGGCTCACGACGGTCCTGACAAGAGACGAACAGATCGTGCCTGCCACTAGTGCCCATATCGACCGATCAACCAGAACCCAGCCGAGCATACAGATCAATCCAATCGCCTGAGAAAAAATCTCCATGCCGATTATTCGTCCGAGCAAAATGGTGCGATTGGCTTCCAATACTTTCGTGGACTCGAAGGCGGCGATCAGCACTGAGAGCGACAAGACTGCAACAACGTACGGCAACACGGGGGCCGCGTAGACGCTGTTTACGGGTATATGCTGCAACTGACCAAGTATGACGAGAACCACGCATAGAGTGAGCGCCGCCGCTGATAGCAAGACGCCTCGCAAAATCTGGATTACCCACGCGGTGTTCAGGAAGGCGGTCTCGTGGCCGCGTTTGCTCTGCACAACGCTTTGCTTCAATCCGACGTCGGAGAACATCGCAAGGCCGACGATCAGAGTCGAAGCGACAGCCATAATTCCGAACATTTCCGGAGCAAGCAGACGGGTCATCAGCAAACTACTGCCAAGACGGATCACCAGCGAAATCGCGAACCCAGCCAGGCTCCATATGCCCGCTTTCACCACCCGTTGCTTGAGGGAGATTTGCTCGGATAAAGACATTCTACGACAATCGTTCAATTTGGCAGGACAGCATCGGGCTTTTCGTAGCGCAAAATGAGCCAAATGACAGGTTTCCGACCGGGTACTCTTCCCGCCCCCCAAACGCCGTGTCGGATCGCAACGGAGATTTCACTCTCCTACCCTCAAGGGATGTCCACCAAAGCTTGCAGCACCAAATGGCTTCTTCGGACTATTCGCGACGGCCTTAAGATATTCAGCACGGCCCAATAGCGCTCCTGCGAGAAGCCAATTCCACGAGCTCATCGATGAATTGGGTATCTGTTCAATAAGGTTCAGTGCAACGATTAGTGTAAGTGCTGCAAGAAAAATCCTGTCGCGTACCGACGATGCGAGTCTCAAAGACGACATTGCCCGAAAAACTGGCAGAGCGAGCAAACCAAATTGCGCCAGAAAGCCCACGATCCCAAACTGTCCCAATGTTTGGATCCATGCGCCGTCGGTTATACTTATATCCTTGCCGTAGTTCTCCTCGTAGAGGCGATTGCGTCCGTACCGTCCCCACCCAAGCAAAAAGCGCTGCGAAGCATGCGCCAAAAGTTGCTGCTCTTGATCGAAGCGCACTTTCAGAGATTCTGCCCGCTCCTGACTGAATATCATCGCCGTATCGAGCAACGCGCCGGTCGGGAAGTTGTCGGTAATCCGAAGCAATGGATAGAATATCCCTATGGTGGTGATCACGACTGCTATCCGCACTTGCGTTTTCGGCCTGGACCAGCGCACAAAGAATCCTATGCAGCCAGCATAAATGAGTGCTCCGGCCGATTTGCAAAGTATGATTACGACGGCCAAATACGCCGAAACACCTGCAGGCGGAAACAATCTGACTGCACCTGACTTGAGGCGCCAAAATGCGACCGCCGCCAGGAAAGCTGTCATCATGAAGAAAGCAGCCGTTAGACCGTTTTTCATGAACACCACAGGCCGAAAGCCACCATAGCGCATTTCCGATACAAATCCGGAGGGGAAATAGCCATAGACCCAATTCGACAGCACAGGACTCATCCGGATCTCGAAAAGCATGAGAGTCGAGTACAGCAAGCCGGCGATCACAAGGACGCGCATGATCGACTCGGTATCTGAGGATTTCTGAAGGAAACGGCGAGCAATAAAGAATGGCAGCAAAAACAATAGCTGGCTCAGCAGGGCCGAAATACCGTCATAATACCCAACGCCGGGAATAATCGTAGGTCCATAAACCAGGGTGTCGCGATTGTTAATCGAAGTGAATACCGGGCCTACAATGGCAGCAATCGCCAGGATTTCAGCCACGCCAAATCCCGATTTTACGGTACCCTGACGTGATGCCAACGCGATGCACCCGACCAATGCACAAAGATTGGGTAGGGAATTCTTGTCGAACGCCGGAATCATCTCGAGCTTGATGGCGACATTTGATGGAAGCAGCAGCAACCCACCCAAAATAGTCCAAAGAGTTGCCTCCGAAAAAGATTTTGTTCGATATAAAATGATCGCGACGATCGGCCACGCAAAAAAGGCAATGGTAGCAAACCAGTTAGCCGTCATCGATAACAACTGACCTAAAGGACTTCTTTGCTGATATTCGAACGATTCCGGAGGATACAGAAGCAAAATACCGGAACAAAATCAAAACGACCATGTCTTTTGTATTTCTCGCTTAATCCAGGAACGTGCACCCTAGCCTTTTCCGAGCTGAGTATCCGGCCCCAACACGCCGAATCGTCCCCGGCAAAGGATCATTTCGCAGCTTGGGCATAGTCGCCAAGGCATGCTAACCAATCTGGAAGATAGCGAGCGCATGGCCAGCGCACGACTGATATACACGCTTTGGAGCTTAGCGAACGGGCATCCAACGGCCTTCGAAGGGGGACGACGGCAACCTTGGATACCTCACATCGCGGTTTCAATTAACATTTGCGACGCTTTGCGTCGCTACATCGATTTGGAAAGGTGCTTTAGTGGTTCTGGCTATGGAAGCTATAAAGAGAAAGTTGTGGAACCGACTGCTTGGTGAGGATTCATGGATCGATCGATACGGGACGTTCAGGGATCGCGAGCGGTTCGGATTGATCGGCCGCCCCAACTATCTCTATGGCATGTTGCGCGCTGCAGATTGTGCTAAGTACTTCGGCAAGGCCCGCGTCACAGCAATTGAATTTGGGGTCGCCAGTGGCGCCGGCTTATTAAACATGGCCGATTTGGCGCGGCTGATTCAGGCGGAGACTGGCATCGAATTTCGTATCATCGGGTTTGATACCGGCCATGGCCTTCCGAGCTTTCAAGGATATAGAGACCATCCGGAAATATGGAATCCCGGCGACTTCGCGATGGAAGACAGAGAGGCGCTTTCGCGCAAACTGACAGGTCGTGCAGAAATCATTTGGGGCGACATTGCCGAGACCGTTGACGCGTTCACTGCAGCCATCAACCCAGAAACTCCACTGGGGTTCGTTTCCATAGACGTCGATATTTATTCGGCTACGAAATCGGCCCTACGCTGCCTAGCTGGTCGACCGGAGCAATACTTGCCCGCGGTGAGCATGTATTTTGATGATGTTGGCTTCTTTTTTGCGAACGAATGGTGTGGAGAACTTGCGGCGATCTCCGAATTTAACGTCGAGCACGAAGTGCGAAAGATTGGAAGCGATCGAAGCTTACCTGGTCACCGGCCCAAAAAGGCAGACAACTGGTATTCTGCGATGTATGTCTGCCACGTTTTGGATCACAAGGCGCGCCAAGAAACGGTGAACCGCTCTGAATTGACGATCGAAGCTCATGCCGACTTTATGAGAACACGCTTCCTCTTCTGAAGAACAACTTGGCTTGATAAATTTAAGCCGCTTGCCTCGCGGAAGTCATGATAGCCAGCTAGCGATACTTACCAAACCTTCCAAACTCCAAGATTGCTTGGCTGCGCCTAGCACTCCCTACTTGGAGGGAGGAGAACCCGCGCTATGGAGCCGCCGATGAAAGCCTCATCGACATAGTTACCAACGTTGGCTGCACCTTCATGAACCAGTGTGCGCAACTAAACACGGTTGAAAGCCACGATGGCATTCCACTGCGGCGGATTGGGGGATTGGTAGATGTCCTCAAGCACAGACCATGCTCCATTGGAAGGCGCTCTTCCCGATAGTTGGAAACAGGAGGGGAATTCCGCAGTGAACTTGCTGTCCGATAAGCCAACGAAATTGTTATAATTGGTGGTAGTGAAGCCATTTAGTGACGTAGCATTCTTGGAAGCAGCTCGGAGAATGTCTACGGCGGACTTTCCTCCACCAGTGTAGTCCGGCGAGTACCCTCCTTCGTAGCCGCACATCTTGGTGATGCCAAAACCCAGCGCCCACACTTTCCAGTTAGTGTACCAAGTGGTCACCTTAGAGAGCGTAAAGGACCCCGTGCCGCTATTCACTGTGTTCGCATAAGCAGCTGCGATGTCCATCTGCAAATTCGCATTTCCGGCGGCAGCCGTGTACGCGGATGCATATGCACTCTCTTCCGTCGTGCCATGGGCAGAAGGTGTAATATATTGGGCGGTGCAGATATGCGTGACCCAATTGGATGCGGCGCTCTTGGTATACGGAGTCTGCGATGGACCCGACTGCGCAAGATACTTAGCGGAGGCAAGCCTTGCGTTGCTGGATGCAGTACCCGAGAGCGTCGCGCCAGTTGCCGACTGCACTCCACACAGGACCTGATATCTGGTTCGATTTCCGGCGTAAGCAATACTTACGATTTGACCTAGCACAGACATGGCCTTGCCGTACCAGTTATGCACGTCGGCTCCCCACCCATACGCTGCAGCCTTAGCGACAGCATACTTCGTCGAATAGAAACCGCTGGCGTTATTCCAAGTCTCGTTCGGTCCCTCAAAACGCGGGATGATCCATGCAGGACCATAGTCACGGCAAAATGCAGCGAGGCTCGGCATATAATCGGTCGCGGGGTCAATTGCCAATACAGGCGTCACAAAGTACGGATGTGCGCCGACCTCCGCACTGAGGC encodes the following:
- a CDS encoding glycosyltransferase family 25 protein, with the protein product MTNNDPRQKAGHGATAHIGHGMSKGALFEYFDRIEIIHLPERTDRLAALRSELARVGLDIDGPRVGIPKAPRSETTNGFPSRGVYGNFLSHLDILERAYQDGLDSVLVLEDDALFSHAFNRLQASIARHLRTHDWDELFLGHSITSGLPSSKSGLVKLSGDFLWAHCYAVHRRIMPRMVEYFRETIERAAGHPDGGKLYIDAAHTLFRRRNPEIICLVTSPCLSIQKGSQSSLNSAPWYYRFGPTMALAAMARNFRDECWRRGMISVGPKGKVSSTVVSATPWPEGVLKE
- a CDS encoding oligosaccharide flippase family protein, which produces MSLSEQISLKQRVVKAGIWSLAGFAISLVIRLGSSLLMTRLLAPEMFGIMAVASTLIVGLAMFSDVGLKQSVVQSKRGHETAFLNTAWVIQILRGVLLSAAALTLCVVLVILGQLQHIPVNSVYAAPVLPYVVAVLSLSVLIAAFESTKVLEANRTILLGRIIGMEIFSQAIGLICMLGWVLVDRSIWALVAGTICSSLVRTVVSHMWLPGVANRWQWDRQVAHEVIHFGKWILLSSVFGFLASSGDRLLLGGLVDSTVLGLYAIASLFVISAEGVLSKIMTDVAFPALSEIVRTKGMNLKGNYYRLVAIIALVSYFSAGFLMTFGPSLIQLLYDPRYHEAGWMLGILAATLATMPFRLAVQAFLALGMPKIQSNVILVRLVSLYVLAPLGFYFFGLDGALIMIVFSHFSYLPIIIFYSLKHGLFDFRKELYFLVWVPIGLLAGKISALLVGHFL
- a CDS encoding glycosyltransferase family 4 protein gives rise to the protein MRITFVLPTVSMAGGIRVVGIYARELMEMGHTVCLVSPPPRGLSLRQKFTLWRKGGGWPREQATQLSHLDGGRLDHNILDVWRPVKDADVPDADVVIATWWETAEWVDALSPRKGAKVYFIQHHEVFFYLPVERCRATYRLPMHKIVIARWLKQVMEAEYGDTVVDLVPNSVDKSQFFAPLRGKQETPTVGLLYSSASFKGVDITFAALRDVRKKIPNLRIICFGSEYPLTKLPLPSGTDFILSPPQDQIRDIYASCDVWVTASTSEGFNLPAMEAMACRTPVVATRTGWPSEAIRTRCNGVLVDIEDVSGLAGGVEWVLTRSEEDWKGLSSNAYATVAASSWKSSASMFEEALKNACRRAARKEIGGECTVC
- a CDS encoding glycosyltransferase; this translates as MIEAYSNSIGVVVIGRNEGDRLKQCICSLSMFARIIYVDSGSSDGSVEWAQGEGIDVVELSLNLRFTAARARNAGFARLLELAPQLEYVQFIDGDCVLDQNWPRRAVDYLSDRENVCAVFGRRRERYPDRSIYNQLCDHEWNVPVGKARSCGGDVMMRVKSLETAGGYRDDLIAGEEPELCVRLRARGWLIWRIDEEMTLHDAAIMRFEQWWRRHVRSGYAFANGAHLHGSPPERLWVWESRRAILWGLIIPFVCACLTLAFGFPGLLAFLIYPLQLGRRILHIPGAWRVRVQLAFFELLSRFPESIGQLRFVRDSLLQVPSRIIEYK
- a CDS encoding GMC oxidoreductase; amino-acid sequence: MIFDFNEAWTRVSESNYDVCVCGTGPAGITVARKLATRGKKVLLLEGGGLEYSDQSQHLYDGKSVGRKYWSVENTRLRYFGGTSNHWSGRCGAFDPIDFEAREYFGMPGWPISQDQVIKGMEEAQEIVDIVGKDLSPYDDPRFASRLFRQSGFALSPPTRFAEKYDGEIRGSERIDLFYNANLTDLKLSDDLSRVRSLVVKNFNGQKLDVSVPRYVVALGAIENARILLNANRQMPEGIGNGRGWVGRCFMEHLNVPIGRFIVTDTQFWQKEVALVPTAEFLRQSNIGNGIVSFGPNSSPQSYGRLRVLKQFVRETGCALPRMTEVMRQVVDFDCPGDGLVTSLIEQSPNPDSRVTLVNDTDRFGLRRIQLNWNVSERDKKTIRLLAIKTAEEMARLDLARVQLAPFITNPNLDIEIGAHAHHMGTTRMAATSDLGVVNENCQVFGVENLYIAGSSIFPTGGGTNPTLTIVKLALRLAEFLAARN
- a CDS encoding O-antigen ligase family protein, which codes for MTANWFATIAFFAWPIVAIILYRTKSFSEATLWTILGGLLLLPSNVAIKLEMIPAFDKNSLPNLCALVGCIALASRQGTVKSGFGVAEILAIAAIVGPVFTSINNRDTLVYGPTIIPGVGYYDGISALLSQLLFLLPFFIARRFLQKSSDTESIMRVLVIAGLLYSTLMLFEIRMSPVLSNWVYGYFPSGFVSEMRYGGFRPVVFMKNGLTAAFFMMTAFLAAVAFWRLKSGAVRLFPPAGVSAYLAVVIILCKSAGALIYAGCIGFFVRWSRPKTQVRIAVVITTIGIFYPLLRITDNFPTGALLDTAMIFSQERAESLKVRFDQEQQLLAHASQRFLLGWGRYGRNRLYEENYGKDISITDGAWIQTLGQFGIVGFLAQFGLLALPVFRAMSSLRLASSVRDRIFLAALTLIVALNLIEQIPNSSMSSWNWLLAGALLGRAEYLKAVANSPKKPFGAASFGGHPLRVGE
- a CDS encoding serine O-acetyltransferase codes for the protein MIPKGGLISRLIEPPAQFARRKWWEIITFPRTGKADCRRVIAMFENIRSDFEAHGRTVGAQGFWVMIVYRFGRWRYSVRPALLRKLCSFVYKVLYKIIQILTGIELPCEAIVGRNFVIDHFGGIIVSGYARFGDNCRIRNGVVVGLRRVDQPVAPVIGNNVDIGSGAKLLGPITIGDNSLIGANAVVLIDVPPNSIAIGVPATIRPRSIEPGNDALC
- a CDS encoding FkbM family methyltransferase, with product MNKLKTALVETLKIVLPDRVKASLLHLSFNLARDEFDRFAYDYGFAPSMKFGLSAMANRGFSPRTVVDVGAFEGDWSRLAREIWPQTRILMFEPNVQKQARVSAVANSLGASLFYELLGADDGAPVSFNVMESGSSVLSERSPLDRTVEHRKLRRMDTVIEELESPVFVKIDTQGYELEVLKGAQRILPKIDAILLEIAIIEINEGAPLLDDVVAFLKRLGFVTYDILELHRRPLDGALNQIDILFVRENSPLIADKRHFA